The Prevotella melaninogenica nucleotide sequence TTATTACCCAAAAGTGGTTGTAACATTGCTTGCGCCTGAGACAGTTCGTCAACGTGCTGACCATGAGAGAAGAACGTACTTGCTGCCAAGAGAATCATCGCAGAGTTAATAGCCCAACCCACAATCATGGAGAAAAGAGTGTCGACAAACTCATACTTCAACATGTGACGGATGCGCTCGTCACCCTCCAAATAAATCTCACGACTCTGTACAATCTCTGAGTGAAGGAAAAGATTATGAGGCATCACAACCGCTCCCAACACACTCATGATAATCAAAAGAGAACCTTGAGGGACAGTAGGAACGAATGCTCCCTCAATGGCTGCAGGCCAATGAATATCAACGAGGAAGAGTTCATAGACAAACGAAAGGCCTATCATTGACACAAAGCCAATGATGGCACGTTCCATCTTCTTATAGCTATTCGTAAAAAGCATTATCAACACAGCCACTGTTGTTAAGACAGAGCCTGTAGGAATACTAATACCAAAGAGCATTTGTAGCGCAATTGCACCACCAAGAATCTCAGCTAAAGAGGTAGAGATACTGGCAAGAATTGCACTCAAGATGATAGGACGACCTATCCATTTAGGTGCATACTTAACTGCAGCCTCACTGAGACAGAGTCCTGTCACAATTCCAAGATGGGCAACATTATGCTGTAAAGCTATAAGCATGATTGTCGAAAGGGTTACTACCCATAACAATGCATAGCCATACTCTGAACCAGCAGCAAAGTTACTTGCCCAGTTTCCTGGGTCGATAAAGCCTACGGTCACCAACAAACCGGGACCAATAAACTTAAATATATCTAAGGCACCCAACACTCGTGGGTGGTCCTTACGTCGTAGTTCTTTTAATATATTCTTCATTCTAATCAAGTTTTATGCAAAGTTACAATATCTATATGACAAACTACAAGATGATAAGAGAATATTGAAAAAAATACAAACAATTAGGTAGGTGGATTTAAGGAAAGTTCTTTTCAAGCTAAATGTGTAATATTACCATATACTATACTCCAATAAAACGAATAACAAAAGATTGGTACTAAGCGTTAAAATGTACTTTGAATGGTCACAATAACACCTAAGTTTAAATCAGAAAGTCGCTTAAAAGAACTATAAAGAAAAATATAATATTAATTTTAAGATATCTAAAACGCATAAAAATAATATTGTAAATAAAAATACGACACCTCAAAATTACTAAAAACAAAAATGCCCTACGCTTCACAGCGATGGGCATTCAATCTCAATAGGTATTAGTTTCTTTAAGGTAAAAAGATTGTATTCAGGATAACGTTTGCAAAGATAGGGCATTATTTTTATATGTGCAAACTTTTATGCAACTTTTTTATTAAGAATGAAACATTTGTTATCATACATACACCTATCGCTGAAAGCTGTTCACATTCACTTTTATTAAACACTTTAAAAAGATAAAGAAAATTGGTTTTATTTCGTTACTGAAAATATACAAAACATTATAAAACATTACTCGAAAAGCATTTTGTATGAATAATTTCAAACTGCATAAAAGAATATACATTAATTATTTAGAACAAAGTGCATCATAAACAAGAAAAAATGAGTAACTTTGCAGCATAATAATAAATAGGAAAATATGACTACGATAGAGAACAACACCAATGAGGAGAAGCGTAGCTTGAGCTTCGTAGAACAACTGGTAGAGGAAGACCTCGCAAAGGGTAAGAACGGAGGACGTATTCAGACACGTTTCCCGCCAGAGCCAAATGGCTATCTTCATATTGGTCATGCGAAAGCGATTTGCATGGACTTTGGTGTAGCTGAAAACTATAAGGGTATTTGCAATCTTCGTTTTGATGATACAAACCCAAGCAAGGAGAACAACGAATATGTAGAGAATATCCTTCATGATATTAGCTGGCTTGGTTTCAAATGGGGTAACATTTATTATGCAAGTGATTACTTTGAGAAGTTATGGGACTTTGCTGTTTGGATGATTAAGAAGGGCTTGGCATATGTTGACGAGCAGACTTCTGAGCAGATTGCAACACAGAAAGGTACACCAACAACGCCTGGTACAGCATCACCATACCGTGATCGTCCTATCGAGGAAAGCCTTGCTTTGTTTGAGCAGATGAACACACCAGAGGCTATTGAGGGAAGTATGGTGCTTCGTGCGAAGCTCGATATGGCTAATCCTAATATGCACTTCCGTGATCCAATCATATATCGAATCATTCAGATTCCACATCATCGTACAGGTACAAAGTGGCATTGTTACCCAATGTATGACTTTGCACACGGACAGAGTGACTACTTTGAGGGTGTTACCCACTCTATCTGTACACTCGAGTTTGTGCCTCACCGTCCTCTCTATGATAAGTTTATTGATTTC carries:
- a CDS encoding Nramp family divalent metal transporter, whose translation is MKNILKELRRKDHPRVLGALDIFKFIGPGLLVTVGFIDPGNWASNFAAGSEYGYALLWVVTLSTIMLIALQHNVAHLGIVTGLCLSEAAVKYAPKWIGRPIILSAILASISTSLAEILGGAIALQMLFGISIPTGSVLTTVAVLIMLFTNSYKKMERAIIGFVSMIGLSFVYELFLVDIHWPAAIEGAFVPTVPQGSLLIIMSVLGAVVMPHNLFLHSEIVQSREIYLEGDERIRHMLKYEFVDTLFSMIVGWAINSAMILLAASTFFSHGQHVDELSQAQAMLQPLLGNNAANIFAIALLLAGISSTITSGMAAGSIFSGLFGESYNAKDTHSIAGIVLSLGIALLMIFFIGDPFKGLIISQMFLSVQLPFTVFLQVGLTSSKRVMGKYANSKLNMVFLYSLAGIVTLLNIWLLIESIS